Within the Candidatus Lokiarchaeota archaeon genome, the region GAGCAGTAGTCGTAATTGATCCACACAGTGAATATATTGGAATGCGAAACGAATTGGATGATAAGCTGGTTGCATTCTCTGTTGAGGCTGATCCGGACAGGAGAATTCTCCCGTTGAGATTCAGATACAACAGCTTCTCTGCTGATGATTTCATGTCCATTCTCCGTGTCCGTTCCAATGCAACACTGCAGCGAAAACTGTTCAGAGAAGCCTTCAAGTTGCTGGAGGATAAGGAATGGGGCTACGAAGATCTTGAAAATGCATTGGTGAAAGCAGACGGTGGCGAAGATTCTGACCAGTTACAGGGACTGCAAAGCCTCATGGCAGAAGCGACTGAGTTTGCAATCCTTGACAAGACCCAAGAAGTGCCCTTGGCCGGGGGAGATGGCCCGGGAATTGTCAACGAAGGACGCATGACCGTACTCTCGCTGGCAGGACTTGATACCGATGTTCAACAAGCTGTTGTGCGGCGAGTATCTCAGAAGATTCTACGCGGAGCGGTTGCCTGGCGGCGGAATCATGAAAATGAAGAATCGATTCCATGTCCTGTGCTGCTTGTT harbors:
- a CDS encoding DUF853 family protein is translated as AVVVIDPHSEYIGMRNELDDKLVAFSVEADPDRRILPLRFRYNSFSADDFMSILRVRSNATLQRKLFREAFKLLEDKEWGYEDLENALVKADGGEDSDQLQGLQSLMAEATEFAILDKTQEVPLAGGDGPGIVNEGRMTVLSLAGLDTDVQQAVVRRVSQKILRGAVAWRRNHENEESIPCPVLLVVEESHNFVPSDDRATSKRILRRIASEGRKFGVGLCVVSQRPGKIDSNVLSQCNSMIVLRVVNPRDQSNIENSAEAMSRELMEELPSLNVGEAVIFGPAVNLPALVKVDKYQGKLGGEDIDVVDAWQNPQSSNTKPRNRRHDDDGAFERRDWS